The following proteins come from a genomic window of Scylla paramamosain isolate STU-SP2022 unplaced genomic scaffold, ASM3559412v1 Contig19, whole genome shotgun sequence:
- the LOC135097410 gene encoding TBC1 domain family member 22B-like encodes MREMPLGCTVRLWDTLHAEPDGFSHFMLYVCAAFLTYFSQHLMNQRDFQGLMLLLQNLPTSSWSDTEISLLVAEAFRLKYTFADAPNHLQTPRK; translated from the exons ATGAGGGAGATGCCCCTAGGCTGCACCGTCAGGCTCTGGGACACACTGCACGCTGAACCTGACGGCTTCTCCCACTTCATGCTCTATGTGTGTGCTGCGTTCCTCACCTACTTCTCCCAGCACCTCATGAACCAGAGGGatttccag GGCTTAATGCTGCTGCTTCAGAATCTGCCAACATCCTCTTGGTCAGACACGGAGATCAGTCTGCTGGTGGCCGAGGCATTCAGGTTGAAGTACACATTTGCTGATGCGCCAAACCACCTCCAGACACCTCGGAAGTGA